In Jejubacter calystegiae, the following are encoded in one genomic region:
- the cysN gene encoding sulfate adenylyltransferase subunit CysN, translated as MNTAIAQQIADQGGVEAYLQAQQHKSLLRFLTCGSVDDGKSTLIGRLLHDTRQIYEDQLSTLHNDSKRHGTQGEKLDLALLVDGLQAEREQGITIDVAYRYFSTEKRKFIIADTPGHEQYTRNMATGASTCDLAILLIDGRKGVLDQTRRHSFISTLLGIRHLVVAVNKMDLVEYSQERFEQIKQDYLTFAEQLPGELDIRFVPLSALEGDNVASQSTHMPWYSGPTLLEMLETVEIQRVVDHQPLRFPVQYVNRPNLDFRGYAGTLASGRVKVGDRVKVLPSGVESSVARIVTFDGDLDDAVAGEAITLVLADEIDISRGDLLVAAEAELPAVQSAKVNVVWMTGEPLALGQSYDVKVAGKKSRARVDAINHQVDIHTLDTYSVDSLPLNGIGQVTLTFDEPLVLDAYQDNPVTGGMILVDRLSNVTVGAGLVDTPLAQESRAPSRYSEFELELNALVRRHFPHWNARDLLGEG; from the coding sequence ATGAACACCGCAATTGCACAACAGATCGCCGATCAGGGCGGCGTGGAAGCTTATTTACAGGCGCAGCAGCATAAAAGTCTGCTGCGCTTTCTGACCTGCGGCAGCGTGGACGACGGGAAAAGTACCCTGATCGGCCGTCTGCTGCACGATACCCGCCAGATTTACGAAGATCAGCTCTCTACGCTGCATAACGACAGCAAGCGTCACGGTACCCAGGGCGAAAAACTGGATCTGGCGCTTCTGGTGGATGGCCTGCAGGCCGAGCGCGAGCAGGGGATCACCATCGATGTCGCCTACCGCTATTTCTCTACCGAAAAGCGCAAGTTTATTATCGCCGACACGCCGGGCCATGAGCAGTACACCCGCAATATGGCCACCGGCGCTTCGACCTGCGATCTGGCGATTCTGCTGATCGACGGCCGTAAAGGGGTTCTGGACCAGACCCGTCGCCACAGCTTTATCTCGACCCTGCTGGGGATTCGTCACCTGGTGGTGGCGGTCAACAAAATGGATCTGGTGGAGTACAGCCAGGAGCGCTTCGAGCAAATTAAGCAGGACTACCTGACCTTTGCCGAACAGCTCCCCGGCGAGCTGGATATCCGCTTTGTGCCGCTTTCGGCGCTGGAAGGGGATAACGTCGCCAGCCAGAGTACTCATATGCCCTGGTACAGCGGCCCGACGCTGCTGGAGATGCTGGAAACCGTGGAGATCCAGCGGGTGGTGGACCATCAGCCGCTGCGTTTCCCGGTGCAGTACGTGAACCGCCCGAATCTGGACTTCCGCGGCTATGCCGGTACCCTGGCCTCTGGTCGGGTGAAAGTAGGCGATCGGGTTAAAGTATTGCCCTCCGGCGTGGAGTCCAGCGTGGCGCGCATCGTAACCTTCGATGGCGATCTGGATGACGCGGTCGCTGGCGAAGCGATTACCCTGGTGCTGGCGGATGAGATCGATATCAGCCGCGGCGATCTGCTGGTAGCGGCGGAGGCCGAACTTCCGGCAGTGCAGAGCGCGAAGGTTAATGTGGTCTGGATGACTGGCGAACCGCTGGCGCTGGGTCAGAGTTATGACGTGAAAGTGGCTGGCAAGAAGAGCCGCGCCCGGGTGGATGCCATCAACCATCAGGTGGATATCCATACCCTCGATACTTACAGCGTCGACAGCCTGCCATTGAATGGTATCGGCCAGGTGACCCTGACCTTCGACGAACCGCTGGTGCTGGACGCCTACCAGGACAACCCGGTTACGGGCGGCATGATCCTTGTCGACCGACTGAGCAACGTGACCGTGGGCGCCGGGCTGGTGGATACGCCGCTGGCCCAGGAAAGCCGGGCGCCTTCCCGCTACAGCGAGTTTGAGCTGGAACTGAATGCGCTGGTGCGCCGCCATTTCCCGCACTGGAATGCACGGGATCTGCTGGGAGAGGGCTAA
- the cysC gene encoding adenylyl-sulfate kinase, with translation MAQHDENVVWHTHPVTREQREQLRGHRGAVLWFTGLSGSGKSTVAGALEQALHAQGVATYLLDGDNVRHGLCRDLGFSDDDRRENIRRVGEVARLMVDAGLVVLSAFISPHRAERQMVRELAGEGRFLEIFVDTPLAVCEARDPKGLYRKARAGELRNFTGIDSAYEAPQAPELHLDGQQLVTNLTDQMLDLLRRQDIIRS, from the coding sequence ATGGCGCAGCATGATGAGAACGTGGTCTGGCATACGCACCCGGTGACCCGCGAGCAGCGCGAGCAGCTGCGAGGCCATCGCGGTGCGGTGCTGTGGTTTACCGGGCTTTCCGGCTCCGGTAAGTCCACCGTTGCCGGGGCGCTGGAGCAGGCGCTCCACGCTCAGGGCGTGGCCACTTACCTGCTCGATGGCGACAATGTGCGCCATGGCCTGTGCCGCGATCTCGGTTTCAGCGATGACGACCGCCGGGAGAATATCCGGCGGGTGGGCGAGGTGGCCCGACTGATGGTGGATGCCGGGCTGGTGGTGCTCAGCGCCTTTATCTCTCCCCATCGCGCAGAGCGTCAGATGGTGCGTGAACTGGCAGGAGAAGGGCGCTTTCTGGAGATCTTCGTCGATACCCCGCTGGCGGTGTGCGAAGCGCGGGATCCCAAAGGGCTATACCGCAAGGCGCGGGCAGGCGAGTTGCGTAACTTTACCGGTATCGACTCGGCCTACGAGGCCCCGCAAGCGCCGGAACTGCACCTCGATGGTCAACAATTGGTAACAAATTTGACCGATCAGATGTTAGATCTGCTGCGTCGGCAGGATATCATCAGATCCTGA
- the cas2e gene encoding type I-E CRISPR-associated endoribonuclease Cas2e, which yields MSMLVVVTENVPPRLRGRLAIWLLEIRAGVYVGDASARVREMIWEQISVLAAEGNVVMAWATNSESGFEFQTYGENRRIPVDLDGLRLVSFLPVNNQ from the coding sequence ATGAGTATGCTGGTGGTGGTGACTGAAAATGTGCCTCCCCGTTTGCGGGGACGCCTGGCTATCTGGCTGCTTGAAATCCGCGCAGGTGTCTATGTTGGCGATGCCTCTGCGCGTGTCCGTGAAATGATCTGGGAACAAATCTCGGTGTTAGCGGCAGAGGGAAATGTTGTGATGGCCTGGGCAACCAACAGTGAATCGGGTTTTGAGTTCCAGACTTACGGGGAAAACCGAAGGATTCCGGTAGATTTGGATGGCTTACGGCTGGTTTCTTTTTTACCTGTTAATAATCAGTAG
- the cysD gene encoding sulfate adenylyltransferase subunit CysD has protein sequence MDNTRLTHLRQLEAESIHIIREVAAEFSNPVMLYSIGKDSSVMLHLARKAFSPGTLPFPLLHVDTGWKFREMYAFRDRTAKEYGCELLVHKNPEGVAMGINPFVHGSAKHTDIMKTEGLKQALNKYGFDAAFGGARRDEEKSRAKERIYSFRDRFHRWDPKNQRPELWHNYNGQVNKGESIRVFPLSNWTELDIWQYIYLENIEIVPLYLAAERPVLERDGMLMMIDDDRIDLQPGEMIKQRMVRFRTLGCWPLTGAVESEARTLPEIIEEMLVSTTSERQGRVIDRDQAGSMELKKRQGYF, from the coding sequence ATGGACAATACACGACTCACTCATCTGCGACAGCTGGAGGCGGAAAGCATCCACATCATTCGCGAGGTGGCCGCGGAGTTCTCTAACCCGGTCATGCTTTACTCTATCGGTAAAGACTCCTCCGTGATGCTGCATCTGGCCCGTAAGGCATTTTCCCCCGGCACGCTGCCCTTTCCGCTACTGCACGTCGATACCGGCTGGAAGTTTCGCGAAATGTACGCATTCCGCGATCGCACCGCCAAAGAGTACGGCTGCGAACTGCTGGTGCATAAAAACCCGGAAGGGGTGGCGATGGGGATCAACCCCTTCGTGCACGGCAGCGCTAAGCATACCGATATTATGAAGACCGAAGGGTTGAAGCAGGCGCTGAACAAATACGGCTTCGATGCCGCGTTCGGCGGCGCGCGTCGCGATGAAGAAAAATCCCGCGCCAAAGAGCGCATCTACTCGTTTCGCGACCGCTTTCACCGCTGGGATCCCAAGAACCAGCGCCCGGAGCTGTGGCACAACTACAACGGCCAGGTGAACAAGGGCGAAAGCATTCGCGTATTCCCGCTCAGCAACTGGACCGAACTGGATATCTGGCAGTACATCTATCTGGAAAACATCGAGATTGTTCCGCTGTATCTGGCCGCCGAGCGTCCGGTGCTGGAGCGCGATGGGATGCTGATGATGATCGACGACGATCGTATCGACCTGCAGCCGGGCGAGATGATTAAACAGCGTATGGTGCGCTTTCGTACCCTGGGCTGCTGGCCGCTGACCGGCGCCGTCGAATCCGAAGCCCGGACGCTGCCGGAAATCATCGAAGAGATGCTGGTGTCGACCACCAGCGAACGACAGGGGCGCGTGATAGATCGCGACCAGGCGGGCTCGATGGAGCTGAAGAAACGCCAGGGTTATTTCTGA
- a CDS encoding DUF3561 family protein, translating to MRDTPPYIISRESGLPEMEEQQTAWSLPGGIIGFCSWLLALGLPFLLFGSNTPFFFLYTWPFFLALMPVAVVVGIALHSLVGRRLLVSIIATLLVVAMMFGALFLWLTH from the coding sequence ATGCGTGATACCCCCCCTTACATCATTTCCCGGGAATCCGGATTACCGGAAATGGAAGAGCAACAGACCGCCTGGTCACTGCCAGGGGGGATTATTGGCTTCTGTTCATGGCTGCTGGCGCTGGGGCTGCCGTTCCTGCTGTTCGGCTCCAATACCCCTTTCTTTTTTCTCTATACCTGGCCTTTTTTCCTGGCGCTGATGCCAGTGGCTGTGGTGGTGGGAATCGCCCTTCATTCGCTGGTGGGCAGACGCCTGCTGGTGAGTATTATCGCAACCCTGCTCGTGGTGGCGATGATGTTCGGCGCGCTGTTCCTGTGGCTGACCCATTAA
- the ispD gene encoding 2-C-methyl-D-erythritol 4-phosphate cytidylyltransferase codes for MAGSSGDIIGVVPAAGIGSRMQSTCPKQYLTIGDKTILEHAVAALLAHPRVREVIIVVSPEDRWFAGLPLATHPQVRQVEGGAQRADSVLAGLKAASGAEWALVHDAARPCLHPDDLARLLALTEQSRVGGILAAPVRDTMKRGEPGKQAIAHTVERDDLWHALTPQLFPLALLKQCLERALDEGATITDEASALEYCGFHPELVSARADNIKVTRPEDLALAAFYLTLLQTTENH; via the coding sequence ATGGCAGGTTCCTCCGGGGATATTATCGGCGTGGTGCCGGCCGCCGGCATCGGCAGTCGTATGCAGTCGACATGCCCTAAGCAGTATCTCACCATTGGTGACAAAACAATTCTTGAGCACGCGGTTGCCGCGCTGCTGGCACATCCCAGGGTTCGCGAGGTGATTATCGTCGTCAGTCCTGAGGATCGCTGGTTTGCCGGGTTACCGCTGGCAACGCATCCGCAGGTCAGGCAGGTTGAGGGCGGCGCCCAGCGCGCCGACTCGGTGCTGGCCGGACTCAAAGCCGCCTCCGGCGCCGAATGGGCGCTGGTGCATGATGCGGCGCGCCCCTGTCTTCATCCCGACGATTTAGCACGCCTTCTGGCGCTGACCGAACAGAGCCGGGTGGGCGGCATTCTGGCGGCGCCAGTGCGCGATACCATGAAGCGCGGCGAGCCGGGAAAACAGGCCATCGCCCATACCGTCGAGCGCGACGATCTCTGGCACGCATTAACGCCGCAACTCTTTCCGTTAGCGCTCCTGAAACAGTGCCTGGAGCGGGCGCTGGACGAAGGGGCGACCATAACCGATGAAGCTTCCGCGCTGGAATACTGCGGCTTTCACCCCGAACTGGTCAGCGCCCGTGCCGATAATATTAAGGTGACGCGCCCGGAAGACCTGGCGCTGGCGGCATTTTATCTTACCCTGTTACAGACAACGGAGAATCACTGA
- the ftsB gene encoding cell division protein FtsB encodes MGKLTLLLLVLLAWLQYSLWFGKNGVHDYTRVKDDVAVQQGTNAKLKARNDQLFAEIDDLNGGLEAIEERARNELSMTRPGETFYRLVPDSSKRNWKAGQQQNNQ; translated from the coding sequence ATGGGAAAACTAACGCTGCTATTGCTGGTTTTGCTGGCCTGGTTACAGTATTCACTATGGTTTGGCAAAAACGGCGTCCACGACTATACGCGAGTAAAAGACGATGTTGCCGTGCAGCAGGGAACCAATGCGAAGCTAAAGGCGCGTAACGATCAGCTGTTTGCTGAAATCGACGATCTGAACGGCGGCCTTGAAGCCATTGAAGAGCGCGCGCGTAACGAACTGAGCATGACCCGTCCGGGCGAAACCTTCTACCGCCTGGTGCCTGACTCGTCGAAGCGTAACTGGAAAGCGGGACAGCAACAAAATAATCAATAA
- a CDS encoding aminopeptidase — protein sequence MLSALRRSVLCLMLSVGCALPAAATPAPYGETANIQARQIATHFPGRMIGTPAEMLSADFLRQQFSRWGYHSDIRQFHSRYIYTSAAGQKSWQNVTGSTVIAAHQGKAPQQIIIMAHLDTYTPKNDSERDGNLGGLTLQGMDDNALGLGVMLELAERLQNLPTRYGIRFIATSGRDEEQPGIRDVLKRMSPDQQQNILLVINLDNLVAGDRLWFNSGQNTPGSVRKLTRDRALTLAHRRGIPASAGLQSSDTPNDVTPFDQAGIPVLNISARHTATADALKWHSVKRDNPQYLDKHLPGRIEKRGRQVVSVLYPLVKELAKGKA from the coding sequence ATGCTTTCCGCACTGCGTCGCTCAGTTCTCTGCCTGATGCTGAGCGTCGGTTGCGCCCTTCCCGCTGCGGCCACCCCGGCCCCATACGGCGAAACCGCCAATATTCAGGCCCGCCAGATAGCCACTCATTTTCCCGGCCGGATGATCGGCACCCCGGCAGAGATGCTGTCGGCAGACTTTCTGCGCCAGCAGTTTAGTCGCTGGGGCTACCACAGCGATATTCGCCAGTTCCACAGCCGCTACATCTACACCAGCGCCGCCGGTCAGAAGAGCTGGCAGAACGTGACCGGCAGCACCGTTATCGCCGCGCATCAGGGAAAGGCGCCCCAGCAGATTATTATCATGGCGCACCTGGATACCTATACGCCGAAAAACGACAGCGAGCGCGACGGTAATCTGGGGGGGCTGACCCTTCAGGGCATGGACGATAATGCCCTTGGGCTGGGCGTGATGCTGGAGCTGGCCGAACGCCTGCAAAACCTTCCCACCCGCTACGGCATCCGCTTTATCGCCACCAGCGGCCGTGATGAAGAGCAGCCGGGCATCAGGGATGTGTTAAAGCGCATGAGCCCGGACCAGCAGCAAAATATCCTGTTGGTCATTAACCTGGATAATCTGGTGGCAGGCGACCGACTGTGGTTTAACAGCGGCCAAAACACCCCCGGCAGCGTACGCAAGCTGACCCGCGATCGCGCCCTGACCCTGGCCCACCGCAGGGGAATTCCCGCCAGCGCCGGACTCCAGAGCAGCGATACGCCGAACGACGTCACGCCTTTCGATCAGGCCGGTATCCCGGTACTGAATATCAGCGCCCGCCATACCGCCACCGCCGACGCCCTGAAATGGCACAGCGTTAAGCGCGACAATCCGCAATACCTGGACAAGCACCTGCCCGGCCGCATCGAAAAACGCGGCCGCCAGGTGGTCAGCGTGCTTTACCCGCTGGTGAAGGAGCTGGCGAAGGGGAAGGCTTAG
- the cas3 gene encoding CRISPR-associated helicase Cas3', translating to MDLFYGYWGKTRQRNDNGGDDYHLLVWHSLDVAACGYQMVQQNIYGSADIFARLGISDRHQAAEMFGWLLCWHDIGKFARAFQRQYQAPELVADKPGVAYSGHHTALGSWLWQDKFRERASDFISSGLRLRKLQRILDGWMYLITAHHGKPVSAGNCLRAFDPDGEDIEAVSQFLLAASRLFPLRVIPENWQSDEWKAHFATESWRLSALVVLADWMGSNTRYFPRDSRVIPLEAYWQRALGYSRNAVSALPARSQVASFQGLRHLFPFIEHPTPLQELALKIDTGRSSGQLYIFEDVTGAGKTEAALVLAHRLMVAHNASGIYIALPTMATANAMYQRMYQTWRLLYCDDSRPSLILAHGARHLSELFSQSVWYSEATASDELADEAPSAEGCAAWFADSRKKALLAEVGVGTIDQALMAVMSFRHQNLRLLGLEGKILICDEIHAYDAFVGKLLEQLVEAHIASGGTVILLSATLSEAQRGQLLAAGQRARSGSPLDQSSLSWDYPLVTHLRDGQVVNHKIDTREEVQRRVSVDWLYSERGCLDKIYQAVEQGACICWIRNSVDDAIKVYRQLINEERIAQENIQLFHSRFAFCDRIKIETEVISRFGKNNNAPTLRQGRVLICSPVLEQSIDVDFDYMISDLAPVDLLIQRAGRLQRHIRSRGGSLITGKVDGRPGPLLTVLAPEWDDDPTADWLSAVMRNTAYIYPDHGCLWLTQKTLREHGEIHMPDAARVLVEAVYGDRFAVPKAFEKVVYSEAGKELAERSEAIQRVIHFEVGYNINSSEFWDEDNVTRLAGETLELYLAFRQQGELVPYGSGDYPWEMSMVRVRKSWWDKRQSAFSMATPEELERWRKDHRRGQGMVIVLSSCDEPCGYSCHTGLEGSL from the coding sequence ATGGATCTGTTTTATGGCTACTGGGGAAAGACCCGACAACGGAACGATAACGGCGGAGATGATTATCATCTGCTGGTCTGGCATTCGCTGGATGTGGCTGCCTGCGGTTACCAGATGGTGCAACAGAATATTTATGGTAGCGCAGATATCTTTGCACGCCTTGGTATTAGCGATCGCCATCAGGCAGCGGAGATGTTTGGCTGGCTGTTGTGCTGGCACGATATCGGTAAATTCGCCCGGGCGTTTCAGCGCCAATATCAGGCGCCAGAATTGGTGGCTGACAAGCCGGGTGTGGCATACAGCGGCCATCATACCGCGCTGGGCAGCTGGCTCTGGCAAGATAAATTTCGCGAGCGGGCTTCTGATTTTATCTCCAGCGGTTTGCGACTTCGTAAGCTCCAGCGAATCCTGGATGGCTGGATGTACCTGATTACCGCGCATCACGGCAAGCCTGTTTCTGCCGGAAACTGCCTCAGGGCTTTCGATCCCGATGGAGAAGATATTGAAGCTGTCAGTCAGTTTTTACTGGCCGCAAGCAGGTTGTTTCCCCTGCGGGTTATTCCTGAAAACTGGCAAAGCGACGAGTGGAAAGCGCATTTCGCGACAGAGAGCTGGCGGCTCTCTGCATTAGTGGTACTGGCTGACTGGATGGGATCAAATACCCGCTATTTTCCACGCGACTCGCGGGTTATTCCACTGGAAGCATACTGGCAGCGAGCTTTGGGGTATTCCCGTAATGCCGTGTCAGCGTTGCCTGCACGCAGCCAGGTAGCGTCCTTCCAGGGGCTGCGACATTTGTTCCCTTTTATCGAGCACCCTACGCCGTTACAGGAACTGGCACTGAAAATCGATACCGGGCGTTCATCCGGCCAGCTTTACATTTTTGAAGATGTTACCGGAGCGGGTAAGACAGAAGCGGCGCTTGTTCTTGCCCATCGGCTAATGGTGGCCCATAACGCCAGCGGGATTTATATTGCTCTACCAACCATGGCGACGGCGAACGCCATGTACCAGCGTATGTATCAGACCTGGCGGCTGCTGTATTGCGATGATTCTCGCCCCAGCCTGATCCTGGCGCATGGTGCCCGTCATCTCTCCGAGCTGTTTAGCCAGTCGGTTTGGTATAGCGAAGCGACAGCAAGTGATGAGCTTGCCGATGAGGCGCCGTCAGCGGAAGGTTGCGCAGCCTGGTTTGCCGACAGCCGTAAAAAAGCGTTGTTAGCGGAAGTTGGGGTAGGGACGATAGACCAGGCATTGATGGCGGTTATGTCTTTTCGCCATCAGAATTTACGGTTACTCGGGCTGGAAGGAAAGATACTTATCTGTGATGAAATCCATGCCTATGATGCCTTTGTTGGTAAACTGCTGGAACAGTTGGTAGAGGCTCATATTGCCAGTGGCGGCACCGTAATTTTGCTGTCTGCCACTCTTTCAGAGGCGCAGCGCGGCCAACTGCTTGCCGCCGGTCAGCGCGCCAGGAGTGGTTCGCCTCTCGATCAGTCATCTCTTTCCTGGGATTACCCGCTGGTAACCCACCTGCGTGATGGACAAGTTGTTAACCATAAAATTGATACCCGCGAGGAGGTGCAGCGCCGGGTCTCTGTTGACTGGTTGTACAGCGAGCGAGGCTGTCTGGATAAAATCTATCAGGCGGTAGAGCAGGGCGCCTGCATTTGCTGGATCCGTAATTCAGTCGATGACGCAATAAAAGTCTATCGTCAGCTTATTAATGAAGAGCGTATAGCTCAGGAGAATATCCAGCTATTCCATAGCCGTTTTGCCTTCTGCGATCGAATAAAAATAGAGACGGAGGTGATTAGTCGTTTTGGTAAAAATAATAATGCTCCTACCCTTAGACAGGGGCGGGTGCTGATCTGTAGCCCGGTACTGGAACAGAGTATTGATGTTGATTTTGATTATATGATTAGCGACCTGGCACCCGTCGATTTGCTGATTCAGCGGGCAGGGCGCCTGCAGCGCCATATTCGCAGCCGGGGCGGCTCTCTTATAACCGGGAAGGTAGATGGTCGCCCCGGGCCTCTGCTCACCGTGCTGGCTCCCGAATGGGATGACGATCCTACTGCGGACTGGCTCTCTGCGGTTATGCGTAATACCGCTTATATCTATCCCGATCACGGCTGTCTGTGGCTGACGCAGAAAACGCTACGCGAGCATGGCGAAATCCATATGCCTGATGCAGCCAGGGTATTGGTTGAAGCTGTCTATGGCGACAGATTTGCCGTACCAAAGGCCTTTGAAAAAGTGGTTTATAGTGAGGCAGGAAAAGAGCTGGCTGAACGAAGTGAGGCTATTCAACGGGTAATTCATTTTGAGGTGGGATATAACATTAATTCATCGGAGTTCTGGGATGAAGATAACGTTACCCGACTGGCCGGTGAAACGCTGGAGCTTTATCTGGCATTTCGCCAGCAAGGTGAGCTGGTGCCCTATGGTAGTGGCGATTATCCCTGGGAAATGAGCATGGTGAGAGTTAGAAAAAGCTGGTGGGATAAGCGTCAGTCGGCTTTTTCTATGGCGACTCCAGAGGAGCTGGAACGCTGGCGCAAAGATCATCGAAGAGGACAGGGTATGGTGATTGTTCTTTCTTCCTGCGATGAGCCCTGTGGCTATTCCTGCCATACCGGGCTGGAGGGGAGTTTATAA
- the ispF gene encoding 2-C-methyl-D-erythritol 2,4-cyclodiphosphate synthase gives MRIGHGFDVHAFGGEGPIVIGGVRIPWEKGLLAHSDGDVALHALTDALLGAAALGDIGKLFPDTDPAFKGADSRALLREAWQRIQAKGYRLANVDVTIIAQAPKMAPHIPQMRVFIAEDLGCHMDDVNVKATTTEKLGFTGRGEGIAAEAVALLIKSEA, from the coding sequence ATGCGTATCGGACACGGTTTTGACGTTCACGCGTTTGGCGGCGAAGGGCCGATCGTTATCGGCGGCGTACGCATTCCCTGGGAAAAAGGGCTGCTGGCGCACTCCGATGGCGATGTGGCGCTGCATGCGCTGACCGATGCGCTACTGGGCGCCGCGGCGCTGGGTGATATCGGTAAACTGTTTCCGGATACCGACCCGGCCTTCAAGGGGGCCGACAGCCGCGCCCTGCTGCGCGAGGCCTGGCAGAGGATCCAGGCGAAAGGCTACCGGCTCGCCAACGTTGACGTTACTATTATTGCTCAGGCCCCAAAAATGGCGCCGCATATTCCGCAGATGCGCGTATTCATTGCTGAAGATCTGGGCTGCCATATGGATGACGTTAACGTGAAGGCCACCACCACCGAAAAGCTGGGCTTTACCGGCCGCGGAGAGGGGATTGCCGCCGAGGCGGTGGCGTTACTGATTAAGTCAGAGGCATGA
- the truD gene encoding tRNA pseudouridine(13) synthase TruD: MMDWNNLTWLHGQPQATGQLKASPEDFVVTEDLGFAPDGDGEHLLVRILKKECNTRFVADMLAKFLKVPAREVSFAGQKDRHAVAEQWFCVRLPGTLMPDLSGFQPEGCQVLEYARHRRKLRTGALKGNAFTLVLREVTGRAEVEQRLNAVLRQGVPNYFGAQRFGHSGNNLHQARRWAQSNAPVRDRNKRSFWLSAARSAMFNQIVSERLKKPEFNQVIDGDALQLAGRGSWFVATEEERPELQRRVDDGELMITAALPGRGEWGSRNAALAFEQQVLADEMDLQGLMVREKVDAARRAMLLYPRDLSWNWWDDVTLELNFWLPAGSFATSVVRELINTGDYANIAE, from the coding sequence ATGATGGACTGGAATAATCTCACCTGGCTGCACGGACAGCCGCAGGCGACCGGGCAGCTAAAGGCCAGCCCGGAAGACTTTGTGGTGACGGAAGATCTGGGATTCGCGCCAGACGGCGATGGAGAACACCTGCTGGTGCGCATTCTGAAAAAAGAGTGCAATACTCGCTTTGTTGCCGATATGCTGGCGAAGTTTTTGAAAGTACCGGCCCGCGAGGTGAGCTTTGCCGGGCAGAAGGACCGGCACGCGGTGGCGGAACAGTGGTTCTGCGTGCGTCTGCCGGGTACATTGATGCCCGATCTCAGCGGCTTTCAGCCAGAAGGCTGCCAGGTACTGGAATATGCGCGCCATCGCCGCAAACTGCGTACCGGCGCCCTGAAAGGCAACGCTTTTACTCTGGTATTGCGGGAAGTGACCGGGCGCGCTGAAGTTGAACAGCGCCTGAATGCCGTTCTGCGCCAGGGGGTGCCAAACTATTTCGGCGCTCAGCGCTTTGGCCACAGCGGCAATAATCTGCACCAGGCCAGACGCTGGGCCCAGAGTAATGCGCCGGTGCGCGATCGCAATAAGCGTAGCTTCTGGCTTTCCGCGGCGCGCAGTGCGATGTTTAATCAGATTGTCAGCGAGCGCCTGAAAAAACCAGAATTTAATCAAGTCATTGATGGCGATGCGTTACAATTGGCCGGTCGCGGCAGCTGGTTTGTGGCGACCGAAGAAGAGCGTCCTGAGCTGCAACGGCGGGTGGATGACGGCGAATTGATGATTACCGCCGCGCTGCCGGGGCGCGGCGAGTGGGGCAGCCGCAATGCCGCGCTGGCCTTCGAACAGCAGGTTCTGGCGGATGAAATGGATTTACAGGGGCTTATGGTGCGCGAAAAAGTGGATGCGGCGCGCAGGGCCATGCTGCTGTACCCCCGGGATCTGTCGTGGAACTGGTGGGATGATGTCACGCTGGAACTGAACTTCTGGCTGCCGGCGGGCAGCTTTGCAACCAGCGTGGTCAGGGAACTAATCAACACGGGTGACTATGCGAATATTGCTGAGTAA